The Candidatus Hinthialibacter antarcticus genome contains a region encoding:
- a CDS encoding sialidase family protein, whose translation MNFRYVVVFMLVCSSFTFAADDVQINHLFGPELPGPYKHPASITELDNGDLYVTYYCGEGEYAVDTAVWASRLVKGESKWSEPTIIADTPWRSEGNPVVWQAPGGLVWLFYVNRYGETWSSSRIKAKVSKDDAYTWSDSFMLTMDEGTMVRGRPIVLNNGEYMLPVYIETGMDTELVGGDTASYFLRYNPKTHKWKATDYIQSANGNLQPQVEQITDDYFVCYMRRAGGYEPTTEGWMLRSESHDGGWTWTDAKKTPFKNPNAAIDFLKLQSGNLLLVFNDNMNDRTPLTLALSTDGDKTYAYQRDILTGENTFAYPYAIQTRDGKIHIVYTTDERSVVMHAVLDETAILNEKFRVKNQ comes from the coding sequence GTGAACTTTCGATATGTAGTCGTATTTATGTTGGTGTGTTCATCTTTCACATTTGCGGCGGATGACGTCCAAATCAACCATTTGTTTGGACCTGAACTTCCCGGCCCCTATAAACATCCCGCCTCGATAACCGAGTTAGATAACGGCGATTTGTATGTGACGTACTACTGCGGCGAAGGCGAGTACGCCGTTGATACCGCCGTCTGGGCTTCCCGTCTTGTGAAAGGCGAAAGCAAATGGAGCGAGCCGACCATCATCGCGGATACGCCCTGGCGTTCCGAGGGCAACCCCGTCGTTTGGCAAGCGCCCGGCGGCTTGGTCTGGTTGTTCTACGTCAACCGTTACGGCGAGACCTGGTCGTCGTCGCGCATCAAAGCCAAGGTGTCAAAAGACGACGCTTATACATGGTCGGATTCTTTTATGCTGACCATGGACGAAGGGACGATGGTGCGCGGGCGCCCGATTGTATTGAACAACGGCGAGTATATGCTGCCCGTGTATATTGAAACCGGCATGGATACCGAACTGGTCGGCGGCGACACCGCGTCCTACTTTTTGCGCTACAACCCCAAGACGCATAAATGGAAGGCAACTGATTACATCCAATCGGCTAACGGTAACTTGCAGCCGCAGGTCGAGCAAATTACGGATGACTATTTTGTTTGCTATATGCGGCGCGCGGGCGGCTACGAGCCGACGACTGAGGGTTGGATGTTGCGTTCGGAATCGCATGACGGCGGCTGGACCTGGACGGACGCAAAAAAGACGCCGTTTAAAAATCCCAATGCGGCAATCGATTTTTTGAAGTTGCAAAGCGGCAATCTGCTGTTGGTGTTTAATGACAATATGAATGATCGTACGCCGTTGACGCTGGCGCTTTCAACCGACGGCGATAAAACCTACGCCTACCAGCGCGACATATTAACGGGCGAAAATACGTTTGCTTATCCATACGCGATTCAAACACGCGACGGCAAAATCCATATCGTCTACACCACCGATGAGCGCAGCGTGGTCATGCACGCGGTGTTAGATGAGACCGCGATTTTGAATGAAAAGTTTAGAGTGAAGAATCAATAA